The following proteins are encoded in a genomic region of Spirosoma sp. SC4-14:
- a CDS encoding transposase, which produces MLKTTYLLCASLLSVALLAGCGSKEKEEEKKDEESVSALGAVSAMKEMAEQAEEMQKKGPVDAVDFRTLKELLPADVDGLARKEATGEKNGAAGMVISTANAKYANEDGSESIDLAIVDAGGTAMLMGLAAWSMVEIDKETEHGYEKTSTMGDYKSYEKYDNTDKDGEISVLVAKRFVVTAKGRGVSMDKIKAAVEDIDLSKLAGLK; this is translated from the coding sequence ATGTTAAAAACAACGTACCTACTCTGTGCGAGCCTTTTAAGTGTTGCCCTGCTGGCTGGCTGTGGTAGCAAAGAGAAAGAAGAAGAAAAAAAAGATGAAGAGTCGGTTTCGGCTCTGGGCGCAGTGAGCGCTATGAAAGAAATGGCCGAACAGGCCGAAGAAATGCAGAAAAAAGGTCCCGTCGATGCTGTTGATTTCAGAACGCTGAAAGAGCTGTTACCTGCTGATGTCGACGGATTGGCCCGGAAAGAAGCAACCGGCGAAAAGAACGGTGCGGCTGGCATGGTCATCTCGACCGCCAATGCCAAATATGCTAACGAAGATGGCAGTGAATCTATCGATCTGGCCATTGTCGATGCGGGTGGAACAGCTATGCTTATGGGGCTGGCTGCCTGGTCGATGGTTGAAATTGACAAGGAAACCGAGCATGGCTACGAAAAAACCAGCACTATGGGCGACTATAAATCGTATGAGAAATACGATAATACCGATAAAGATGGTGAAATATCGGTGCTGGTAGCCAAGCGGTTTGTGGTAACTGCCAAAGGTCGTGGGGTTAGCATGGATAAAATAAAAGCGGCCGTCGAAGACATCGATCTGTCGAAACTGGCGGGGTTGAAATAG
- a CDS encoding Wadjet anti-phage system protein JetD domain-containing protein has protein sequence MITLDDLHRKALRRYEAVLKAYFTGADLFPMVIPTNKTLDRGAGMDAIFDQQRELLVNAKNKTGRGYTLELKPNAKTGQSEIRKISFDTPNDFLYFIGKEGDYQRFVQIVEQIRAASPALLSLLERMPQLVLEQAEKWPALLLVTAYFGQNPKPQQYVRSLSIAVPTKFIETNRPILRTLLDHLIPDHLNPDETDFYKRFHLYVEEPLLKIRFLDESLRIHPALSHISVWLSEFRMLELSGSRVFIIENLTSFLTFPAQPDSIAIWGGGFAVTLLGGTDWLHDKQIYYWGDLDAHGFQMLDQCRKLFPKTQSLLMDRATFDAHKHLLSQGETTPVTELPYLTGEERNLFQQLNQNGWRIEQERLGEEWIYGGLPNRGHKLK, from the coding sequence ATGATAACCCTCGACGATCTACACCGTAAGGCTCTGCGCCGATACGAAGCGGTTCTGAAAGCCTATTTTACGGGCGCAGACCTGTTTCCGATGGTGATTCCGACCAATAAGACATTGGATCGTGGGGCCGGGATGGACGCTATTTTCGACCAGCAGCGGGAGTTATTGGTGAATGCCAAAAACAAAACGGGTCGCGGTTACACGCTTGAGCTGAAACCAAACGCCAAAACGGGCCAGAGTGAAATTCGTAAAATCAGTTTCGACACCCCCAATGATTTCCTGTACTTTATCGGCAAAGAAGGCGACTATCAGCGCTTTGTGCAGATCGTTGAACAGATTCGGGCTGCATCGCCAGCATTGCTGTCTCTACTGGAACGAATGCCTCAGCTTGTGCTTGAACAGGCTGAAAAATGGCCCGCTTTGCTGCTTGTAACGGCGTATTTTGGGCAAAACCCCAAGCCGCAGCAATACGTCCGAAGCCTGTCTATTGCTGTGCCGACCAAGTTTATCGAAACCAACCGGCCCATCCTGCGCACCCTACTCGACCACCTGATTCCTGATCACCTAAACCCCGACGAGACCGATTTCTACAAACGCTTTCATCTGTATGTTGAGGAGCCACTACTAAAAATTCGGTTTCTGGACGAATCGCTGCGTATACACCCCGCGTTATCGCATATCAGCGTCTGGTTAAGCGAATTTCGGATGCTGGAATTAAGCGGAAGCCGCGTATTTATTATCGAAAACCTGACTTCCTTTCTGACCTTTCCCGCTCAGCCCGACAGTATTGCTATTTGGGGTGGCGGTTTCGCCGTTACGTTGCTGGGCGGGACCGACTGGCTGCATGATAAACAGATCTACTATTGGGGAGATCTGGACGCCCACGGTTTTCAGATGCTGGATCAGTGCCGCAAACTCTTCCCCAAAACGCAATCGCTTCTGATGGACCGTGCTACGTTCGACGCGCACAAGCATCTGCTCAGCCAGGGCGAAACAACCCCCGTAACGGAATTGCCGTATTTGACGGGTGAGGAACGTAACTTGTTTCAGCAGTTAAACCAAAACGGCTGGCGGATCGAGCAGGAGCGGTTAGGGGAGGAGTGGATATACGGCGGATTGCCCAACAGAGGCCATAAGCTGAAGTAA
- a CDS encoding antitoxin Xre-like helix-turn-helix domain-containing protein yields MTAPLHPTTSVSKSYLRPVADLIQQARQGVLRRRVDEIAQIVGLTDKEMVHILGMSVRSLHGKSGGDALTLAASERLLLLERLIQHGLVVFDGRADLLSRWLHTPLHELGYQETSTENMESLPSISLHDMGSFEEPKLVYERSSTLSVSETQVAVVPQSPLVVLDTVSGFSLVDDVLGRIEWGIAG; encoded by the coding sequence ATGACTGCTCCGTTGCACCCAACCACATCCGTTAGCAAATCGTATTTAAGGCCCGTAGCGGATTTAATTCAGCAGGCCCGACAGGGCGTACTGCGTCGTCGGGTCGATGAAATTGCTCAGATCGTTGGCCTGACCGACAAAGAAATGGTCCATATTCTAGGGATGTCGGTTCGTAGCCTGCATGGGAAGTCGGGGGGCGACGCATTGACCCTTGCGGCCAGCGAGCGGCTGCTATTGCTTGAACGGCTGATTCAGCATGGATTGGTGGTTTTTGATGGGCGAGCTGATCTGTTAAGTCGTTGGCTGCATACGCCCCTGCATGAGTTAGGCTACCAAGAAACATCTACCGAAAATATGGAATCCCTACCGTCTATATCCCTACACGACATGGGAAGTTTTGAAGAGCCTAAACTAGTTTACGAACGTTCATCTACACTATCGGTTTCAGAAACACAGGTTGCGGTTGTCCCACAGTCTCCGTTGGTGGTGCTGGATACGGTATCCGGTTTCTCGTTGGTAGACGATGTGCTGGGCCGTATTGAATGGGGCATTGCCGGGTAA
- a CDS encoding RES family NAD+ phosphorylase has translation MDPLSDIGSHRYGGRWNPKGIGILYTSRTPELALLETLVHLPPLTLSELPQLWLSTIRLPDDLDKAIFWLSPDRLPTYWQTGTLSETQTILTDWLLAPFSLAIAVPSAIIDTSYNLLLHPQHPAFSQVDVVAQRPLPLDGRLVKAG, from the coding sequence GTGGACCCATTATCGGATATCGGAAGCCACCGATACGGCGGGCGTTGGAACCCCAAAGGCATTGGCATTCTGTATACAAGCCGAACACCTGAATTAGCTCTGCTCGAAACGCTTGTGCACCTGCCTCCGCTCACATTATCCGAACTCCCTCAGCTATGGCTTAGTACGATTCGGCTGCCCGACGATCTGGACAAAGCTATCTTCTGGCTTTCGCCCGACCGACTGCCCACGTACTGGCAAACTGGTACCCTGTCCGAAACGCAAACCATCCTGACCGACTGGTTACTGGCTCCGTTTTCACTAGCCATTGCCGTTCCCTCTGCCATCATCGACACGTCCTACAACCTGCTGCTGCACCCGCAACATCCGGCTTTTTCCCAGGTAGACGTGGTTGCCCAGCGTCCGTTGCCGTTGGATGGGCGGTTGGTGAAAGCTGGTTGA
- a CDS encoding neutral/alkaline non-lysosomal ceramidase N-terminal domain-containing protein: protein MKTRLKFGMVGLLAIVLTSIVNGVVAQSTPPVSLSVGAAKVDITPALDELKKPYFGINDNIYSRAVVINNGSNTVALVSVDIGGINNEMADRILAKIKALSGIPVQNIQLTATHTHSVPFGISGEAFESKIASAVKLAKDKLQPARIGYGEGVSYINVNRNIIDPETRRWWEGPNYDGPSDKTVAVVTFESLAGKPIAVYYNYAMHGVISGMFDKISGDVPGAASRYLENNFDDETVALWSTGACGDQNPIYYQQTYDLREIRVKEYAKRGIDISNKMPPGGEGLDRSDPKVIKLMEQQKQMLLSMGQLLGEEVLHTMRGIKRKISNPIVQTDQRIINCPGRKRLDEGRAGYAGTYADADSIPIRLGLIRVGDIAFTAVNGEVFSPIWTRLKKESPFANTMMVTLTNGFARSGYIPNDAAFGTYTFEVVSSRLKPGFAESAIVNGLLDMMYASLQLKP, encoded by the coding sequence ATGAAAACGCGACTGAAATTTGGGATGGTAGGACTACTAGCTATAGTCCTGACGAGTATCGTCAATGGAGTTGTGGCCCAGTCTACGCCACCGGTTTCGCTGTCAGTTGGCGCGGCCAAAGTAGATATAACGCCCGCTTTGGACGAACTGAAAAAGCCGTATTTCGGTATCAACGACAACATCTACTCACGGGCTGTTGTCATCAATAATGGCAGTAATACCGTAGCCCTCGTTTCGGTCGATATTGGGGGCATCAACAACGAAATGGCCGACCGTATCCTGGCGAAGATTAAAGCGCTGTCGGGTATTCCTGTCCAAAACATCCAGCTAACGGCCACGCATACGCACAGTGTACCGTTTGGGATTAGCGGGGAAGCTTTTGAGTCGAAAATTGCCAGTGCCGTCAAACTGGCGAAAGACAAGTTGCAACCCGCCCGGATTGGCTACGGCGAAGGGGTATCGTATATCAATGTGAACCGCAACATCATCGATCCCGAAACCCGCCGGTGGTGGGAAGGACCGAATTACGATGGCCCATCCGACAAAACCGTGGCCGTGGTTACCTTCGAATCGCTCGCCGGTAAACCCATTGCCGTCTATTACAACTATGCCATGCACGGGGTTATTTCCGGCATGTTCGATAAGATCAGCGGAGATGTGCCGGGAGCCGCGTCGCGATATCTGGAGAACAACTTCGACGATGAGACCGTGGCCCTCTGGTCGACGGGTGCCTGTGGCGATCAGAATCCAATCTATTACCAGCAGACCTACGATCTGCGCGAGATTCGCGTCAAGGAGTACGCCAAACGAGGCATCGACATCAGTAATAAAATGCCGCCCGGTGGCGAAGGACTCGACCGGAGCGACCCCAAAGTGATCAAACTGATGGAGCAGCAAAAGCAGATGCTGCTTTCGATGGGCCAGCTACTGGGTGAGGAGGTGCTGCATACCATGCGGGGCATCAAGCGAAAAATAAGCAACCCCATTGTTCAGACCGATCAGCGCATTATCAACTGCCCCGGACGCAAGCGGCTGGATGAAGGTCGGGCAGGTTACGCGGGTACCTATGCCGACGCAGATTCGATACCGATCCGGCTCGGGCTGATCCGGGTTGGCGACATTGCCTTTACGGCTGTCAACGGCGAAGTGTTCAGCCCCATCTGGACTCGTCTGAAAAAAGAATCGCCTTTTGCCAACACCATGATGGTGACGTTGACCAACGGTTTTGCCAGATCGGGCTATATTCCCAACGATGCCGCGTTTGGTACCTACACGTTTGAAGTCGTTTCGTCGCGGCTCAAGCCCGGTTTTGCCGAAAGTGCCATTGTCAACGGCTTGCTCGACATGATGTACGCCAGCCTTCAGCTAAAGCCATAA
- a CDS encoding DUF4194 domain-containing protein: MSKPYASAIIKLLQSHAIYDDDRTYWQLLDQYETPIRDYFQIIGVALDFNRRDGYARLVQKDIADDEANAPIKLIRRVALSYEQSLLAILLREWLEEHEVSNHLSSNRLFVTREQVRDRIELFFKNQPNRKALIGKLDGLIEKLADIGFLKQTRKDEANPDNTQYEVKPLLKAKLPNDKLEEFRDKLKAYVESI, translated from the coding sequence ATGTCCAAACCCTACGCGTCAGCCATTATCAAACTCTTACAGTCGCATGCCATTTACGACGACGACCGCACGTACTGGCAACTCCTCGACCAGTACGAAACCCCCATCCGCGATTACTTTCAGATCATTGGCGTCGCGCTCGATTTTAACCGACGTGATGGCTATGCCCGGCTGGTGCAGAAAGACATTGCCGACGATGAAGCCAATGCCCCCATCAAACTCATTCGTCGGGTGGCGCTGAGCTATGAGCAAAGCTTACTGGCTATTTTACTGCGCGAATGGCTCGAAGAACATGAAGTAAGCAATCACCTGAGCAGTAATCGATTGTTCGTGACGCGGGAGCAGGTCCGCGACCGGATCGAGTTGTTCTTCAAAAACCAACCGAATCGCAAAGCGCTGATTGGCAAATTAGATGGCCTCATTGAGAAACTGGCCGATATTGGATTCCTGAAACAAACCCGCAAGGACGAAGCCAATCCCGACAATACGCAGTACGAAGTGAAACCGCTCCTGAAGGCAAAACTCCCCAACGACAAACTCGAAGAATTCCGCGACAAACTGAAAGCCTATGTGGAGTCTATTTGA
- a CDS encoding ATP-binding protein: MWSLFDTQQAPIRPGYRLKTLEVFNWGTFHEGSSRRDIWKLSPEGQNTLLTGANGSGKTTLVDGLLALLVNPQKRFFNQSSGAKSSKERSEESYVEGHYGRTQNEEQQNARVEKLRPNRADTYSIMLAVFANEGAGSVPITLAQIRWFNSSGLQRKYLIAKLELSISEHIQFSTDGHWLRKLKRQYGDRIEDSDTFPKYAATFQRLFGMRSEKALTLFNQTVGMKVLGDLDEFIRTNMLEESEAEASFKKLMDNYQTLLTAYQALEKARTQLNLLEPIYTLSHAYQQLQQSIRETTEHQRLLEPWFAREQVRLWADERNRQNRELERLSDKLAVQETQWQEADDKRVELEIQLGNNQIAQQIKDLEKEIRGVEKEKAEKEKNAKDYNRLARSLGFAENPDEAAFQENTEQAATLQTTLATDKKRLDDQKYANRTKLDEQKKTFDALTAEITQLLNSSGKVTGRPAEIRQELIETIGATEAEIPFVAEIVEVLADEKPLWNDAIEKVLHSFGLCLLVPDAYYSEVNAYLNAHRDLKGKVVFHHVTGKPPRPIFPDPRALVTKLAFNPKSQYAAWVENHIAGRFNYLCTQSQAEFERAERALLPSGLNRNKDRHERDDSPAHRHLLGWDNRDLLREKQRTARELSDSIGKLEKGLNTIEKELSAIGDKEKVLSIFLEIKQFSKIDWQADVLRISELLKQKEALENSNQTLKTLQEQLKHLKQTIDTLTKDKAQTQRLFWDTEQRMQTLADEQKMAEHFLENFDSDNLDSDLSQLTDLTRDLRPQLTYAQFSQQKDRFETSLNATLTQLTAEKATQERAIRAAMGAFKSPAKEIRTTFTDWDSDTYDLKTEIDQLPEYIDRYQQIRDENMVELESRFHDEFKSGATKALTDYCNSLELQHERICETIDQINESLRNIAFNLNPDTYIQLERTDSRKPRIRDFRFGKLNGWQPDRTQIALADNPKAAEIAHFVSRIQPFIRELQADEKWRQEVTDVRNWSEFKAREYFMADKTPKPGGSYDSSGSLSGGEAAQLAYTVLGAAIAHQFGIHRNDGPRNDGPRNGGPRGDGFRNGGLRDGTSYRSFRFIVVDEAFSKLDEDKSKYLLQLCQGLGLQLMVVTPLTSIHLLENDVSVIHWVTKDHRDRRKSTVRDIPILEYREQKETLLVDM, translated from the coding sequence ATGTGGAGTCTATTTGATACGCAGCAGGCGCCCATACGACCGGGGTATCGGCTCAAAACGCTGGAAGTATTTAACTGGGGCACCTTTCATGAAGGCAGCAGTCGGCGCGACATCTGGAAGCTATCGCCCGAAGGGCAAAACACCTTGCTGACTGGTGCCAACGGATCGGGTAAAACAACCCTGGTCGATGGACTGCTGGCCTTGTTGGTCAATCCGCAAAAACGTTTCTTCAATCAATCGTCGGGTGCGAAAAGCAGCAAGGAACGGAGCGAAGAGTCGTATGTAGAAGGGCATTACGGGCGCACACAAAACGAAGAACAGCAAAACGCCCGCGTCGAAAAATTGCGTCCGAACCGGGCCGATACGTATTCGATCATGCTGGCCGTATTTGCGAACGAAGGTGCTGGAAGCGTGCCGATTACGTTGGCGCAGATTCGCTGGTTCAACAGCAGTGGCCTGCAACGCAAATACCTGATTGCCAAACTCGAACTCAGCATTAGCGAGCACATTCAGTTCAGCACCGATGGCCATTGGCTGCGAAAACTGAAACGGCAATATGGCGACCGAATCGAGGATTCCGATACGTTTCCGAAGTATGCCGCTACGTTTCAGCGGTTGTTTGGGATGCGGAGCGAAAAAGCGCTGACCCTCTTCAACCAGACCGTCGGGATGAAAGTGCTGGGCGATCTGGATGAGTTTATCCGAACCAATATGCTCGAAGAGAGTGAAGCCGAAGCGTCGTTCAAAAAGCTGATGGACAATTACCAGACGCTGCTGACGGCCTATCAGGCCCTCGAAAAAGCCCGCACGCAACTGAATCTGCTTGAACCGATTTATACCCTCAGCCATGCGTATCAGCAACTGCAACAGTCGATTCGGGAAACAACCGAACACCAGCGATTGCTGGAACCCTGGTTTGCCCGTGAGCAGGTGCGCTTGTGGGCTGATGAACGCAACCGACAGAACCGCGAACTGGAGCGGCTGAGTGATAAACTGGCTGTGCAGGAAACTCAATGGCAGGAGGCTGATGATAAACGCGTTGAGCTGGAAATTCAATTAGGAAACAATCAGATCGCTCAGCAAATCAAGGATTTGGAGAAAGAGATTCGGGGTGTCGAAAAAGAAAAAGCGGAAAAAGAAAAGAACGCCAAAGATTACAACCGACTAGCGCGTTCATTGGGGTTTGCCGAAAACCCTGACGAAGCGGCCTTTCAGGAAAATACCGAACAGGCCGCAACGCTGCAAACCACATTGGCTACCGATAAAAAGCGGCTCGATGACCAGAAATACGCGAATCGAACGAAGCTGGACGAGCAAAAGAAAACCTTCGATGCGCTAACCGCCGAGATTACACAGTTGCTGAACAGCAGCGGTAAAGTAACGGGACGCCCGGCCGAAATCCGGCAGGAACTTATTGAAACTATTGGCGCTACGGAGGCTGAAATTCCGTTTGTGGCCGAAATTGTAGAAGTGCTGGCCGACGAAAAACCGCTCTGGAACGACGCCATTGAAAAGGTGCTGCATAGTTTTGGCTTATGTTTGCTGGTGCCCGACGCGTATTATTCGGAGGTCAACGCCTATCTCAACGCCCACCGCGATTTGAAGGGGAAAGTTGTGTTTCATCACGTCACGGGCAAACCGCCCCGGCCTATTTTTCCCGATCCACGGGCGTTGGTTACCAAGCTGGCATTCAATCCAAAAAGCCAGTATGCAGCCTGGGTCGAAAATCACATTGCGGGCCGATTCAATTACCTGTGTACACAAAGTCAGGCGGAATTTGAGCGGGCCGAACGAGCCTTGTTGCCATCGGGACTGAATCGAAACAAAGACCGCCATGAGCGCGATGACTCACCGGCCCATCGGCACCTGCTTGGCTGGGATAACCGGGACTTACTTCGCGAAAAACAACGCACCGCCCGCGAACTCAGCGATAGCATCGGCAAACTCGAAAAAGGGTTGAATACCATCGAAAAAGAGCTTTCTGCTATTGGCGATAAGGAAAAAGTGTTGTCGATTTTTCTGGAAATAAAACAATTTTCGAAAATCGACTGGCAGGCCGATGTGCTCCGAATCAGCGAATTACTGAAGCAGAAAGAAGCGCTGGAAAACTCGAATCAGACGCTGAAGACCTTGCAGGAACAACTGAAACATCTGAAGCAAACGATTGATACACTGACGAAAGACAAAGCGCAGACCCAACGGTTGTTCTGGGATACGGAGCAACGTATGCAAACGTTGGCCGATGAGCAGAAAATGGCTGAACACTTCCTGGAGAATTTCGACTCCGATAACCTTGATTCGGACTTGTCCCAACTGACTGATCTTACCCGCGACTTGCGCCCGCAGTTGACATACGCTCAGTTTAGCCAGCAAAAAGATAGGTTTGAAACCAGTTTGAACGCTACATTGACCCAACTCACGGCCGAAAAAGCAACCCAGGAACGAGCCATCCGGGCTGCAATGGGTGCGTTTAAATCGCCCGCCAAAGAAATCCGAACTACGTTCACCGACTGGGATAGCGACACCTACGATCTGAAAACCGAGATTGACCAACTGCCCGAATACATCGACCGCTATCAGCAGATTCGGGACGAGAACATGGTGGAACTGGAAAGCCGTTTTCACGACGAATTCAAAAGTGGAGCGACTAAGGCATTGACTGATTACTGCAATTCGCTGGAACTGCAACACGAACGCATCTGCGAAACCATCGACCAGATCAACGAGTCGCTCCGTAACATTGCCTTCAACCTCAATCCCGATACGTATATTCAGTTGGAACGTACCGACTCCCGAAAGCCCCGCATCCGTGATTTTCGGTTTGGTAAACTCAACGGCTGGCAACCCGACCGCACGCAGATTGCCCTGGCCGACAATCCCAAAGCGGCCGAAATTGCTCATTTTGTCAGCCGGATTCAGCCGTTTATTCGGGAGCTACAGGCCGATGAAAAATGGCGGCAGGAAGTTACCGATGTGCGCAACTGGTCGGAGTTTAAAGCGCGTGAATACTTCATGGCCGACAAAACCCCCAAGCCCGGTGGTAGCTACGACAGTTCGGGAAGTTTGTCGGGTGGCGAAGCGGCTCAGTTGGCCTACACTGTCTTGGGAGCGGCTATCGCCCACCAATTTGGCATTCACCGTAACGACGGACCGCGTAACGACGGACCGCGTAATGGTGGACCGCGTGGCGACGGCTTTCGTAATGGTGGGCTGCGCGACGGTACCAGCTACCGATCATTCCGGTTTATTGTGGTCGATGAAGCGTTTAGCAAACTGGACGAAGACAAATCGAAATACCTGCTGCAACTCTGTCAGGGGCTGGGTCTGCAACTGATGGTCGTAACGCCCCTCACGTCCATCCACCTGCTCGAAAACGACGTATCGGTGATCCACTGGGTTACCAAAGATCACCGCGACCGGCGCAAATCGACCGTCCGCGACATCCCGATTCTGGAATACCGCGAACAGAAAGAAACGTTGCTGGTCGATATGTAA
- a CDS encoding DUF3375 family protein: protein MNYPRYQAFFSVDRVPVPIKVLRSRNPALVLCFLQEAFKAEQYSPTLTHERLTGNLADFLETWIATDDEFAEESGLASVVMGVEEKVEKLIKDWVREGYLTLFTNDQGDDLHSLTPDMETVLDWVASLMQKRSLVGTESRFLDIVQKLRELVQNTSDDWRVKVAELEQQKLDIDEQIRDLMRTQTVQTFADYQVKERFQEVNVVARSLMRDFREVEDRFRLIAQAIYQKQSAVDQTKGGLLSYALDALDELRQTDEGRSFEGFYQHLTDPGQKAELDELIRRVFELLTERGLTVDDTFVRKIKFYLHTEGQKVNDSFYQLARKLEKIIAEKHLRDRRKSLALINEIRTLAFATMDDPPREEVFLEIDGKADYLSSDPFVSLQERENRIEPRVLTVVETEEVSFDSLVNQPVIDKSVLLANVKYMLRSKAQVTLREVVDEFGLKYGLSELMAYGSLAAASTKHLINDAQRDSYQISTNRKTDFPEIIFCR, encoded by the coding sequence ATGAACTATCCTCGTTATCAGGCTTTTTTTAGTGTCGACCGTGTGCCGGTGCCTATTAAAGTGTTGCGGAGCCGCAACCCAGCTCTGGTGCTCTGTTTTTTACAGGAAGCCTTTAAAGCCGAGCAGTACTCGCCTACACTGACTCATGAGCGGCTGACGGGCAATCTGGCCGATTTTCTGGAAACCTGGATAGCTACCGACGATGAATTTGCGGAGGAAAGTGGTCTGGCCAGTGTGGTGATGGGCGTTGAGGAGAAAGTCGAAAAACTCATTAAAGACTGGGTTCGCGAAGGCTATCTGACACTTTTTACGAACGATCAGGGTGATGACCTGCACTCGCTCACGCCCGACATGGAAACCGTGCTGGACTGGGTAGCGTCGCTGATGCAGAAACGTAGTTTAGTAGGAACCGAATCGCGTTTTCTGGACATCGTGCAAAAACTACGCGAACTGGTACAGAATACATCCGACGACTGGCGGGTAAAAGTAGCCGAACTGGAGCAGCAGAAACTGGACATCGACGAACAGATTCGGGACTTGATGCGGACACAAACCGTACAAACCTTCGCCGATTATCAGGTGAAAGAGCGGTTTCAGGAAGTCAACGTGGTAGCGCGTAGTCTGATGCGCGATTTTCGGGAAGTAGAAGATCGGTTTCGACTCATTGCCCAGGCAATTTATCAGAAACAATCGGCTGTCGATCAGACCAAAGGTGGCTTGTTAAGCTATGCACTCGATGCATTGGACGAACTTCGCCAGACCGACGAAGGACGTAGTTTTGAGGGCTTTTATCAGCACCTGACCGATCCTGGTCAAAAAGCTGAATTAGATGAGCTTATCCGACGCGTTTTCGAGCTACTAACCGAACGCGGACTTACTGTCGATGATACATTCGTCCGCAAAATCAAATTTTACCTGCATACCGAAGGTCAGAAAGTAAACGACTCTTTTTACCAACTGGCCCGGAAACTGGAAAAGATCATTGCCGAAAAACACCTCCGCGACCGCCGAAAATCGCTGGCCCTCATCAATGAAATTCGGACACTGGCGTTCGCTACTATGGACGATCCACCCCGCGAGGAGGTTTTTCTGGAAATTGATGGAAAGGCGGATTATCTGTCGTCTGACCCGTTTGTGTCGTTGCAGGAGCGCGAAAACCGGATTGAGCCGCGTGTACTGACTGTTGTCGAAACAGAAGAGGTTAGTTTTGACTCGCTGGTGAACCAGCCTGTTATCGACAAATCGGTGTTGCTGGCCAATGTGAAATACATGCTTCGGTCGAAGGCGCAGGTGACGCTTCGGGAAGTAGTTGATGAATTCGGACTAAAATATGGCCTGTCGGAATTGATGGCATACGGCAGTCTGGCAGCTGCGTCTACCAAACACCTCATCAACGATGCCCAGCGCGACAGTTATCAGATTAGCACCAATCGAAAAACGGACTTCCCGGAGATTATTTTTTGCCGGTAG
- a CDS encoding MGMT family protein: MEQRDYFEEVYEVVRLVPKGRVTTYGSIARYLSLRAGARMVGWAMNGCHNRPDVPAHRVVNSVGVLSGKHFFGGPTVMQQLLEDEGVEIKNDRVVDFKTRYWDPSVELAI, from the coding sequence ATGGAACAACGCGATTATTTTGAAGAGGTGTATGAGGTAGTAAGGCTGGTGCCGAAAGGGCGCGTAACGACTTATGGATCAATTGCCCGTTATCTGAGTTTGCGAGCGGGCGCCCGTATGGTGGGCTGGGCCATGAATGGCTGTCATAACCGACCCGATGTACCGGCACACCGGGTTGTTAATAGCGTAGGCGTATTGTCGGGAAAGCATTTTTTTGGTGGCCCGACGGTTATGCAGCAACTTCTGGAAGATGAGGGTGTAGAGATCAAAAACGACCGCGTCGTCGACTTCAAAACGCGTTACTGGGACCCGTCGGTGGAGTTGGCCATATAA